One Streptomyces sp. NBC_01217 genomic region harbors:
- a CDS encoding MFS transporter produces MPPTVPTADPADSTPVPDPRSADRLRVHSERLLLPAAFVTCLGNGIQLTASALLLLEAERSTLGVGWVFVMVAIPQVLLSPYFGRLADRFDRRMLCLACDVLSALAAVALPAALLLGSPAPLATYAANFLLACITALFMPASNALVKERVRAERLAVFSGHYEMAVSAGNLLSTAVGGFLIQMVGVEPLLFFNAFTFLASAGCWALIGGRPEKRDITQPTAAPPPGPAAHVRGIPAFRLSLLYAISSVIVVVSNTLIVVLVVKSLRLGPGVLGVVDSLAGIGMLLGGLLYRQMTKRVSNLTAAVMGYLACAIVITLEPRFGVYSLALFLLGGLTFAVARISTRTLLMSTVAEERAGRVFGSANALGLGLSVIATLVVSHVADLSSVSHSFLALALLTALPAVVTAASLHGRSVHSLRHDGVSAKAPAQEGRSHSGAGG; encoded by the coding sequence TTGCCTCCGACCGTCCCCACAGCCGATCCGGCCGACTCCACACCAGTACCCGACCCCCGATCGGCAGACCGGCTGCGGGTGCACTCCGAGCGGCTGCTGCTGCCTGCGGCCTTTGTCACCTGCCTGGGTAATGGCATCCAGCTCACAGCATCGGCTCTCCTGCTGCTCGAGGCAGAGCGGAGCACCCTGGGCGTCGGATGGGTGTTTGTGATGGTGGCAATACCGCAGGTTCTACTCTCGCCGTACTTCGGCCGCCTCGCCGACCGCTTCGACCGGCGGATGCTCTGCCTGGCCTGCGACGTGCTCAGTGCCCTGGCTGCGGTGGCTCTGCCGGCAGCACTGCTGCTGGGCAGCCCCGCCCCACTCGCCACTTATGCGGCCAACTTCCTGCTCGCCTGCATCACAGCGCTGTTCATGCCGGCCTCCAATGCCCTGGTCAAGGAACGGGTGCGAGCCGAGCGGCTCGCCGTTTTCAGCGGCCACTACGAAATGGCGGTCAGTGCGGGCAACCTGCTCTCGACAGCTGTCGGAGGCTTCCTCATCCAGATGGTGGGCGTCGAACCACTGCTCTTCTTCAACGCGTTCACCTTCCTTGCATCCGCAGGATGCTGGGCCCTGATCGGCGGCCGGCCCGAGAAGCGGGACATCACTCAGCCGACCGCCGCCCCGCCACCAGGCCCGGCAGCACACGTACGCGGCATCCCAGCGTTTCGGCTGAGCCTTCTCTACGCGATCAGCAGTGTCATCGTCGTCGTCAGCAATACTCTGATTGTGGTCCTGGTGGTCAAATCACTGCGCCTGGGCCCTGGTGTCCTCGGCGTGGTCGATTCGCTCGCCGGAATCGGCATGCTCCTGGGCGGGCTGTTGTACCGACAGATGACCAAAAGGGTCAGCAACCTGACCGCAGCGGTCATGGGGTATCTGGCCTGCGCGATCGTGATCACGCTGGAGCCGCGGTTCGGGGTGTACTCGCTGGCGCTCTTCCTGCTGGGGGGACTCACCTTCGCGGTGGCCCGCATTTCGACCCGTACGCTGCTGATGAGTACCGTCGCCGAGGAACGAGCGGGTCGGGTCTTCGGGTCGGCCAACGCCCTCGGTCTGGGACTGAGTGTGATCGCCACCCTTGTGGTGTCCCACGTGGCCGACCTCAGCTCGGTCTCCCACTCGTTCCTTGCTCTCGCCCTCCTGACGGCCCTCCCCGCAGTGGTCACCGCAGCCTCACTGCACGGCAGGTCGGTCCACAGCCTCCGGCATGACGGCGTCAGCGCGAAGGCTCCCGCTCAGGAGGGGCGGTCGCATTCAGGGGCAGGCGGGTGA
- a CDS encoding helix-turn-helix transcriptional regulator, with amino-acid sequence MSEIAAQVYAYALDYPSFAPSDVSASLRIDDSSVNSAIRELARMRLVCRAMGGGDLLVAVNPDIAVAQLLFPMERALRIRQEEVEQVRAELEGLAPLYNESIDRRRRLEAVEMLPDLGTVRAMLTQLAASCEKEVLTSQPGGGRSEPVLEEAITRDEELLRRGVAMRILYQHTARFSQPTHSYVERVAPLGAEVRTLADGFVRLIVFDSETAVISLQGVDTGAVLVRDPSIVQFMVSAYERAWSAAAEFPLNIKKYNVEAVSGETKQTIMHLLVEGLDDKNIARRLGMSLRTCQRHVSEIMERIGARSRLQAGYLISKHGWLEAGTPPLTRLPLNATAPPEREPSR; translated from the coding sequence TTGAGCGAGATTGCGGCACAGGTCTACGCGTACGCCCTTGATTACCCTTCCTTTGCTCCCTCGGATGTCTCCGCAAGTCTTAGGATTGACGACTCCTCAGTAAATTCCGCCATTCGCGAACTGGCCAGAATGAGACTTGTCTGTCGCGCCATGGGAGGCGGGGACTTGCTCGTCGCAGTAAATCCGGACATCGCTGTGGCGCAGCTTCTCTTTCCGATGGAGCGGGCCCTGCGAATCAGGCAGGAAGAAGTAGAACAGGTTCGCGCCGAGTTGGAAGGGCTGGCGCCACTGTATAACGAAAGCATAGACCGCAGGCGCCGTTTGGAGGCCGTCGAGATGCTGCCCGATCTCGGGACGGTGCGCGCCATGCTGACGCAGCTTGCTGCCAGTTGCGAGAAGGAAGTTCTGACGTCTCAGCCCGGTGGTGGGCGCAGTGAGCCCGTCCTGGAGGAGGCCATTACCCGGGACGAGGAGTTGCTCCGCCGGGGTGTTGCGATGCGGATCCTCTATCAGCACACAGCCCGCTTCAGCCAGCCGACTCACTCCTATGTGGAACGAGTTGCACCGCTGGGTGCAGAAGTGCGCACACTGGCCGACGGGTTCGTCCGCCTCATAGTCTTCGACAGCGAGACGGCTGTCATATCCCTTCAGGGAGTGGACACGGGTGCCGTTCTCGTCCGGGACCCGAGCATTGTCCAGTTCATGGTGTCGGCCTATGAGCGTGCCTGGTCGGCTGCCGCCGAATTTCCGTTGAACATCAAGAAATACAATGTAGAAGCGGTATCGGGGGAGACCAAGCAGACCATCATGCACCTGCTTGTGGAGGGTTTGGACGACAAGAACATTGCGCGCAGGCTCGGTATGTCGTTGCGGACCTGCCAGCGTCATGTGTCCGAGATCATGGAGCGGATCGGTGCCAGGAGCAGGCTGCAGGCCGGATATCTGATCAGCAAGCATGGCTGGCTGGAGGCCGGGACACCGCCACTCACCCGCCTGCCCCTGAATGCGACCGCCCCTCCTGAGCGGGAGCCTTCGCGCTGA
- a CDS encoding MmcQ/YjbR family DNA-binding protein: MVDDTIARRRHPAANWLKSKRMVMAMVTIEEVRELARSLPRSEEAVVRDRVKFRVRRIVYISFSKDETTMGFSFPKGERAALIESAPEKFRMPAPASQRFNWVEARLGSLDVSEMEEIVVEAWRMVVPKSVAADHLRGTRFDHDPPACALPAPAPPSPSDLRKTACVFNGFRNIDASWLRLLDNTQPTLDLCREDHRTALLRWLNSWGCRIRYPRAGEPAPFDTGVAAWWRDHGTELPVAHLTALSDQDISLLARAYSELAALPVSSGLRARSLGPTAAAKALYAIRPHSVMPWDAAIAQELHGARDAAAFGNHLRLGRSWAQGLQRTMQVNEDDIPEAIGRPSVSLAKVLDEYLYVKITMGRAG, from the coding sequence ATGGTTGATGACACCATCGCTCGACGGCGCCACCCGGCAGCAAACTGGTTGAAATCGAAAAGGATGGTCATGGCAATGGTAACGATCGAAGAGGTGCGTGAACTGGCGCGATCCCTGCCGCGCAGTGAAGAGGCCGTCGTCAGGGACCGAGTCAAGTTCCGGGTGAGACGCATCGTCTACATCTCGTTCTCCAAAGACGAAACCACGATGGGATTCTCGTTTCCCAAGGGGGAGCGAGCGGCGCTTATCGAATCCGCCCCCGAAAAGTTTCGGATGCCGGCCCCCGCCAGCCAGCGATTCAACTGGGTGGAGGCCCGCTTGGGTTCTCTCGACGTGAGCGAAATGGAAGAGATCGTCGTCGAAGCCTGGCGCATGGTCGTGCCGAAGAGCGTGGCGGCGGACCATCTGCGGGGGACCCGATTCGATCACGATCCGCCGGCTTGTGCCCTGCCTGCCCCGGCTCCCCCCTCGCCTTCTGATCTGCGAAAAACAGCCTGCGTATTCAATGGGTTCAGAAATATCGACGCGAGCTGGCTGAGACTGCTCGACAACACGCAGCCGACGCTGGATCTATGCAGGGAGGATCACCGGACCGCACTCTTGCGGTGGCTCAACTCATGGGGCTGCCGCATTCGTTACCCGCGTGCGGGCGAGCCGGCACCTTTCGACACCGGCGTAGCCGCATGGTGGCGTGACCACGGCACAGAGCTGCCCGTCGCACATTTGACCGCCCTTTCGGATCAGGACATCTCTCTCCTTGCTCGTGCCTACTCCGAGCTCGCCGCCCTCCCCGTCAGCTCGGGGCTTCGCGCTCGCTCACTGGGCCCCACAGCAGCCGCAAAGGCGCTCTACGCGATAAGGCCCCACAGCGTCATGCCGTGGGATGCGGCCATCGCGCAGGAACTGCACGGCGCGCGCGATGCCGCAGCGTTCGGCAACCATCTCCGGCTCGGGCGGTCGTGGGCACAGGGCCTGCAACGGACGATGCAGGTGAACGAGGACGACATTCCCGAAGCAATAGGCCGGCCCTCGGTCTCCCTCGCGAAGGTCTTGGACGAATACCTGTATGTGAAAATCACGATGGGCCGTGCCGGATAG